Genomic window (Streptomyces yatensis):
GCACCTGGATGACGTACTCCACCTGCGACACCGGCAAACCGGACTACCAGGTGTGGATGATGTCCCTGCCCTCCGGCGCCGACCCGCTCGTGCCCGGCAACTGGACCCAGCACTCCGGCGCGCGGTTCGCCCGCGCCGACGACCACGGCGTCTACGGCCCCGGCCACCACGCCTTCTTCCGCTCCCCCGACGGCACCGAGGACTGGATCGTCTACCACGCCAAGTCCACGTCGGTGAACACCTACAGCGACCGCACCACCCGCGCCCAGAAGATCACCTGGAACGCCGACGGCAGCCCCAACCTGGGCCGCCCGCTCGCCGCGGGCGCCACCCAGGACCTGCCGTCCGGCGACCCGGGAGCGGGCACCTACTGGATCAACGACGACGGCCGGTCCAGCGGCGACGGAAGCGCCACCTTCACCGGCTCCTGGAACTCGGGGACCGGCTGCGCCACCCAGTGCTTCTGGGGCGACGACCACTGGAGCGACCAGGCGGGCAACACCGCCACCTTCTCCTTCACCGGCACCCGGATCGCCCTGCTCTCGGTCCGCGACACCGGCAACGGCATCGCCGCCCTCAGCGTCGACGGCGGCCCCGAACAACGCCGGGACTTCTACGGCGCGATCCGCACCGGCGAGACCCTCCAGTACCTCAGCCCCCGGCTCCCCTACGGCCGGCACACCCTGCGCATCCGCGTGACCGGTGAGCACAACGCCCAGTCGGGAGCCTCGTTCGTGAGCGTGGACCGTGCGGAGGTGTACACCCGCTAGCACCGGACACTCCGGGGCTAAGGCGTCTCCGGCGCGTCGGCCGCCGGGACGAGCAGACCGTGCAGGGCGTACTCCACCAGCTTGCGCACCTCCTCGGGGGCCAGCGACTCATGCCCGGCCATCAGGCGGAACGCCGGCGCGCCCAGCAGCACGTCCGTGGCCGTCGCGGCGTCCACACCCCGCCTGGTCAGCCCCGCCTCGGCGGCCCGGGCCCAGTACGGCTCCAGGGCCGCCCTGCGGGGCGCCAGGAAGAACTCGTGGAAGTACGGCGCCGCCTGCGGCTCGGTCGCGCAGGCGGCCAGCAACTGGCCGAAGACGCCGCCTTCCGGACTGGTGTAGTAGGTCAGCAGGTCGGTCGCGAAGGTGACCAGATCCTCGACGGGACGGCCGGTGTCCGGGACCACCACCGCCTCGGCCGCATCCCGGCCGAACGCCTCCGCCATGATCGCCGCCTTGCAGGGCCAGTGCTTGTAGATGGTGGCCGTGCTCACCCCCGACCGGCCCGCGATGCGGTCGATGGTGACCCCGGCCGTGCCCACCTCGCGCATGAGCGCGCTGGTGGCGGTCAGCACCGCGTCATGCGCCCGGATGCTGCGCGGGCGCCGGGGACGGTCCTGAGTGCGGGGCGCACCGGGTGCGTCGGCGGTGGTGTCCACGGATGGCCTCCCTCTGCGGTTGCTCGCTTGCCCCCTGAAGTGAAGTGATGCTTCACTTTAGTTTCGGGAGACCGACGGCGCAAACCCGACCGCCGGAAACCCCCGCGAACCGCGACAAAGGAACGGTCAGGACGTCGACCATGCTCTATGAACTCGCCACCCTTTCGCTCAAGCTGCGCACGGTCCCGAAGGCGCTGTCCGCGCTGGAGACCTACACCACCAGCGACGCCACCGGCGGCCGGCTGCTCGGCTGCTGGGAGCCCGAACACGGCGTCATCGTCGGGCAGTTGCTCCTGCTGCGCGGCTTCGAGAACGCCGAGGAACTCACCGAGGAGCGCACCCGCGTACTCACCAGCGCCGACCCGTTCGGCATCGGGGAGCACCTGGCCGGCTTCCAGGTGGAGAGCTACGCCCCGTTCCCCTTCCTGCCCCCGGTCGAGCCGGGCCACTACGGCTCCGTGTACGAGTTCCGCACCTACCACCTCAAGGTCGGCGGCCTGGTGCCCACCATGGCCGGCTGGGAGGCCGCGGTGCCGGAGCGCACCCGGCTCCACCCGCTGACGACCGCCATGTACGGCCTGGACGGCGTCCCCCGTATCACCCACATCTGGCCGTTCCCCGACCTCAACGCCCGGCTGGAGATCCGCCGCGAGTCCTACGAACGCGGCATCTGGCCCCCGGAGAACGGCCCGGAGAACATCGCCCACGCCACCTCCACGATCGCCCTGCCCACCCCCATCTCCCCACTGGCCTGACCCCGTGGGCGGTTGCCGGGGCAGCCGCCGGAGCCGGGCGGAGATGACGCCCGGCGCAATCCCTCCGGGACATCCCTTACCGTGGCGCAGGTGGATCTCAACTTGCTCGTGGCGCTCGACGCGCTGCTGGAGGAGAACAGCGTGACCGCCGCGGCGGACCGGCTGCGCCTCTCGCCACCCGCCATGAGCCGGACGCTGGCCCGGATCCGGCGCGCGACCGGCGACGACATCCTGGTGCGCGCCGGCCGCACCATGGTCCCGACCCCGCGCGCGCTCGAACTGCGCGAGGAGACCCGCGAACTGGTCCGGCGGGCCACCGCCGTGCTCACCCCCGTACGCCGACTCGACCTGGCCCGCCTGAACCGGCACTTCACGGTGCGCGGTCATGACGCGCTGCTGGCGGCCCTCGCCGCCCCGCTGATCGCGAGGATCGGCGCCACGGCCCCGCACCTCCACCTGAGCCTGCTCGCCGAGTCCTCCGCCGACCGGCCCGACCTCATCCGGGGCCAGGTCGACCTGGAGATCGGCGCCAACGAGCCGGGGCGCCCGGAGATCTCCTCCGAGGTGGTGGGCAGCGACCGGATGGTCCTGGCCCTGCGGCGGGAGCATCCCCTCGCCAAGGGCAGGGTCGACATCGACAAGCTCCTCCGTATGACCTTCGTGACCGTCTCGCGCCGGGGCCGGCTGCACGACGCCGTCGACGACGCGCTTGCCGAACGCGGCCTGCGGAGGCGGGTGCTCGCGTCCCTGCCGACGAGCACCGCGGCGCTGGACGTGGTCTCCCGCTCGGACGCCGTGGCCGTCGTCGCCGAGCGGGTCTGCCGGCCCGCCTCGGCGCGGCTCGGCCTGGTCACCCGGCGGCTCCCACTGGAGCTGCCGCCGACCCAGGTGGTCGTCACCTGGCATCACCGGCACGACAGCGATCCCGCGCATGCGTGGCTGCGCGACCAGGTGCGGGACGTGCTCCGCGAGGCGACCGACGGCACGGCCGGGCGCCGGCCCGCGACCGGGCCCGGTGACCCGGCCGCATCCGCGTGACCCCGGGGCCCGGCGCGAGAGGTGCATGCGACCACGGATCGTCAGCCGCTTGGCACACTATTCCGATTCAGCGGTCTTCGGCGGCCGTCAGCTGCCGAGGGTGGCGCGCAGCCCGGGCTGCAGCCGTTCGGCGTGTGCGCGCACCATGTCGTCGCACAGCTCCCAGATCTGCTCGACGCGCAGGGCGGCGGCGGTCGCCGGGTCGGTCATGGCGGCGTGCCGGATGTGGCGCGGCTCGTCCTCCAGGGCGGCGCGCACCACGAGGTCGTTCATGCTGAGGTAGGTGCGGTTGAGCGCGGCGAGCTGCGGGGGCAGCGCTCCGGCCCGGGTCGGCTGGACACCGGACCGGTCGACCAGACACGGCACCTCGACCACGCCGTGGGCGGGGAGGTTCTCGATGAGGCCGTGGTTGGGCACATTGCCGTAGACGGTCCTGGGGGTGCCGGTCACCATCGAGTGGATGATCTGCGGGGCGTACTCCATGGTCCCCTCGACGTCGATGCAGGCACCGGCCGCGAGGTCGTCGCGGGTCCGCTCGTAGGCGGCGACGTTCTCGTCCACGATGCCGAGATAGGCGCCGATGGGCAGCCGCAGCCGCTCGATCTCGCTGTCGTGGTGCAGATACCAGGGCACATACTCGGAGGAGTGCTCGCTGGTCTCGGTCGGGTAGTGGCCGAGCCGCCGGTACATGTCGACGCGCACCCGGCGCCGCAGCTGCTCGTTCTCGGCGATCAGCGCGTCCAGCCGGGGGTACAGGTCGGTGCCGTCGTGCTCGAAACGGAGCACCCACGCCTGGTGGTTGACCCCGGCGGCGCGGTAGGTGATCTCGTCGAAGGGGACGTTCAGCAGGGCGCACAGGTCGTGCATGGTCCAGTACACCGAATGGCAGAGGCCGACCACCCGGGTCAGGCCGGTGGCCGCGGTGAGGTACTGCACGTTCATGGCCATCGGGTTGGTGTAGTTGAGCAGCCATGCCGCGGGGCATACGGCGGCGATGTCCTCGCCGAGCGCCTTGAGGAACGGGAAGGTGCGCAGGGCGCGGAAGATGCCGCCGACGCCGAGGGTGTCGCCGATGGTCTGCCGCACACCGTGGCGCGCGGGGATCTCGAAGTCGGTGCGGGTGGCCTCCCCCATGCCGATCTGGACGAGGTTGATGACGAAGTCGGCGCCGTCGAGTGCCGCGCGCCGGTCGGCGTGTGCGGTGATGTGCGCGTCGGCGCCCCGCCGCTCGGCGATGTACCGGGCGGCGGCCTCGGCGGTGGCCAGGCGTTCCGCGTCGATGTCGTGCAGGGCGATCCGCGCGGTCTTCAGCTCCGGGAAGGCGAAGAGGTCCGCCAGCAGGCCCTGGGTGAAGACGACGCTTCCGGCGCCGATCAGCACGATTTTGGGATTGGTCATGACGGGCTGTCTCCGTTGACGGTGAGGTGGGTGAGGGCTTCTTCCCAGGTGGGCTGGGCGGTGGTGCCGCCCGCGGCGCGGGTGGACAGCGCACCGCAGGCGGCGGCGAGGTCGAGTGCCTCGGCGATGGGCCGGCCCGCGAGCCGTGCGGCGAGGAAGCCCGCGTTGAAACTGTCGCCCGCGCCGACGGCGTCCTTTGGTGTCACGCGGATGCCGGCGGTGGTGAGCAGGGTCCGGCCGTCGTGGCACAGGGCGCCGTCCGCACCGTTCTTGACGGCCACCAGCGGCACCTGGTGCGCGAGGAGTTCGGCGGCGGCCGCGACGGATGTGCCGTCGGTGCCGGCCAGCCGGTGCGCCTCGGCGGCGTTGGGCAGCAGGATGTCGGTCCGGGCGAGCACGGGCGCCAGCGCCGCGCGGTCCCATCGGCCGGAGGGGTCGTCGTTGGTGTCGAGCGAGGTGGTGACGCCCGCCGCGCGGGCGGTGTCGAAGAGGCCCGGCAGATCGGCGGCGAGCCCCGGCAGCAGGAAGTAGGACGCGGCGTGGACGTGCCGGGCCGAGGTCAGCAGGTGCTCGGGCACATCGCGCCCCGAGGTCGCGGCGAGGGTGCCCGGCGCGGTGAGGATGGCCCGGTCCTCCCCGCGGGTCACGATGACGGTGAGCGGTGTCGGCAGGCTCGGGTCCAGGTGCAGCCCGCTGATGTCGACGCCTTGTGCCGCGAGGCGGTCGCGCATGTAGTGTCCGGCGCCGTCGTCCCCGACGCGTCCGGCGAAGGCCACCCGCAGCCCCAGCCGGGCGGCGCCGCACGCGGTGATCGCGGCGGAGCCGCCGAGGGTGAGCGCGCCGCTGTCGATGAGCTGTTCGCGCTGGCCGAAGGCGAGTGGGGTGGTGAGCGGTCCGACGATGACGTCCGGGTTGGCGTCCCCGATGACGAGCAGGTCGAAGGTGGGCGGCATACGGCTTCCTGACGAGTGGTGACGGAGGGGCGGTGCGGGGCGGTGGTCAGCCCTTGAGGCCGGTGGAGGTGATGGACCGGACGAAGGTCTTCTGGGCCGCGAGGAAAGCGAGCAGCACCGGCAGGACGGTGATGACGTTTCCCGCCATCACGGCCGACCACTGGGTGTGGTGCTGGCCCCGGAAGGTGGTCAGGCCCAGTTGGAGGGTGTAGTTGGCGTCGTGGTTCAGGGCGATGAGCGGCCACGACAGGTCGTTCCAGGTGGTGAGGAAGGTGAGGACGGCGACGGTGCTCAGCGCGGGGCGGGACAGCGGGACCACGATCTGGAACAGCACCCGCAGCCGCGAACACCCGTCGATCCAGGCGGCCTCCTCCAGTTCCCTGGGCAGGGAGAGGAAGAACTGCCGCAGCAGGAACACCGCGAACGGCGTCACCAGGGACGGCACGATCAGCGCCCCGAGGGTGTCGACGAGGCCCAGCTTCCGCATGACCAGAAAGGTCGGGATCATCGTCAGCTGGAATGGGATGGCCATGGTGGCCAGCATCAGGACCAGCAGCACCCGGGACCCGCCGAACCGCATCCGGGCGAAGGCGTAGCCGCCCAGCGTCCCCAGCAGCAGGTTCGACACGACCGCGACGGCCGAGACGATCAGGGAGTTGGCGAACCAGCGCGGGAACATCGCGTTGCCGAGGACGAAGCGGTAGCCGCCCAGATGGATCCCGGAGGGCCAGAGCGCCGGCGGGAACCGGTTGATCTCCGCGTCGCTCATCACGGAACTGAGCCCCAGCCAGATCAGCGGCACGGCGAAGAGCAGCGCCAGTGGCGCGAGCAGCAGATGCCACGGGCTGAACGGCAGCCGGAACCGGCGCCGTGGGCGGGCCACGGGCTCCCCGGTGGTCCGGCCGACCGGCCGGAGCCGGTCGGTGGCGCTCCCGGGGAGGTGGGACAGGTCCGTCATGACGTGGCTCCCTCGATGCGGCGGTCGTCGCGGCGCCGGACCAGCCGCAGCCCGGCGGCGACCACGAGCAGGGCGACGCCGAGGACGTAGGCCGCCGCGGCCCCGTATCCGGCGGTGAAGTTACGGAAGGCCTGCTCCCACACGAAGTAGACGATCACGGTGGTGGATCCGAGCGGACCGCCCTTCGTCGTCACGTACACCAGGTCGAAGACCTGCAGCGCGCTGATCGTCTGCCAGAGCAGCAGGAACACACTGACCGGCGCGATGGTGGGCAGGGTGACATGGCGCAGCACATGGCGGCGTTCCGCGCCGTCGAGGGTGGCGGCCTCGATGAGTTCCTTGGGTACGTCCTGGAGGGCGGCGAGGTAGATCACGACGCAGAAGCCGGTGCCGCTCCACAACGAGATGGCCACCAGGACCAGCAGGGCCTGGGCCGGATCGGACAGGAACCCCTGTGGGGAGAGCCCGAGCCGGTGCAGCAGCGCGTTGGCCGCGCCGAACTCCGGGTCGAGGATGAAGGAGAACAGGACGCCCTGGGCGGCGGCGGAGACCACGAACGGCACGAAGAGCAGGGTGCGGTACAGCCCGGAGAACCGGATGCGGCGGTTGAGGACCAGCGCGAGCGCCAGTCCCAGGCCGATGCTCAGCGGCACATACAGCGCGGTGTACACCAGGGTGTTGCGCACGGCCTGGGCGAACTGCGGATCGTCCGCGAGCTGGCGGTAGTTGTCCCAGCCCACCCAGACGCTCGGGGTGAGGAGGTCGCTGTACTGGAACGACAGCAGCAGCGACCACAGGACGGGGACGACGCTCAGGCCCAGGATGACCAGGACGGAGGGGAGGACGAACGCCCAGGCCGTCGCGGCCTCCCGGCGGCCCCTGCGGCGTGCGGGCCCGGCCGGTGTTCGCGGCGCCGGGCGGGTGATGGGGGTGGGCAGACGGGACATGTGTCGCTCCTCAACGCACCTTGGCCATGGCGGCGTTGGCTTCGTCCGCGCACCGCCGCAGCGCCTTCGCCGGGGTGCTCTTCCCGAGCAGGACGGCGGTGATGGCCTCGCCGAACGGCATGGAGATCTTGGGGTAGGCCCGGTCGACGGGCCGTACCCGCGCGGTCTGAAGCACCTCGGTGAACACCGAGAGACCGGGCACCTCGGCCGCGTGCTTCCGCCACTTCGGTCGGCGCTCGGCGGCCCGGCTCTGCGGCAGGCTGCCCGCCTCGGAGTCCCACTGGTAGGCCTGTTCGGGCTCCATGAGCCAGCCGATGAAGGTCCGGGCGGCCTTCAGCCGCGCGGAGCCGTTGTCGAACACGCTCCAGGTGTCGGGTCCTGAGATCGTCACCGACCGGCCGTGGAAGCCGGGCAGCGGGACGACGTGATAGTCGATCTTCGCCTGGCGGATGTCGGGCAGCTGCCAGGGGCCGGTGCCGACCATGCCCAGCCGGCCGGTGGCGAACGCCTGGTACATCTGCTCACCGCCGGGCTTGGGGTCGACGTAGACGCTGCGGTCCCGGGCGAGCGCGGCGAGCACATCGAGGGAGCGGACACCGGGTTCGCCCGCGAATCCGATCTCCCGCTTGCCCTTGGCGATGACCTCACCGCCCAGGTCCCAGATCATGGGCCACATCCGCCACACCGTGTCCTCGTCGCCCGCGCCGGGCCAGCCGGTGCCGAACGTGCCCTTGCCGCGGTCGGTGAGCTTCCGGGCCATGTCGATGAAGTCCTGCCAGGTCCAGCCCGGTGCGGGCAGCTCCAGCCGGGCCTCGCGGAAGAGCTTCTTGTTGCACACCACGGCGAGCGAGTCCAGCACCGCGGGCACCGCACGGACCACACCGTCGACCATGACGCCCTCCCGGGCGGCCGGCCAGTACTGGTTCCAGGGCACCGGCTGGGACTCCACGACCGATGTCATGTCCGCGAGCTGGGGACTTCTGGCGACGCTCGCCAGGTCGGAGCCGAAGATGTAGGCCACGTCGGGTGGCGACTGGGCGACGAGACCGGCCATCACCTTCTGCAGCATGTCGTCGGCCAGCACCCCGCCGCCGATGTCGACCCGTATCCCGGGGTGGCTTCGGTGGAAGGTGGCCACGAGCCGTTTGAACGCCTTCAGCGAGGGGCCGTTCTGCCCGTGCCACACCTCGATGTGGACGGTTCCGTCGGAGTCCACGCCCAGGCCGGTCCCGCATCCCGCCACCGCCGTACCCGCTGCCGCGGTGAGCGCCAGCGCGCCGCCACCGCGCAGGATGCCACGGCGCGAGGGCCCGCCCCGGCCGCTGCGGACCGCGTCCATGTCTGCCTCCAGAAGTTCGCTGGATATGTGGCCGCCGCGGTTCGCGGCGGCCACACCGTCCCCGGCCAGGACTACGGGCAGGTCTTGCGGACGTAGCCGTCCTCGCCCTTGGGCAGCACATCGCGGTCGCGCTGGACGACGCTCACCCGGTCGCCGTACTCGCAGGCGTTCTTCATCCCGGCGTTCGTGTACTCGATGAAGATGGCGTGGTCCCCGAACTCCGCCACGTAGTCGGCGCACTCGTTGTAATCGGGGTTGCCGCACTCCTCGGCGATGGCGAAGTCGAGGCCGTTGGCCGCGTGATTCCCGGCCAGCTCCACGGTGTTCTTCTGACCGACCGCAAGGCCCTTGCCGTGACCGTAGGCGGACAGCATCCGGATGTAGGTCTGGGCGTGCTCCTCGGTGATCCGGCCCTCGACGACATCACGGGTGAAGGTGTCGAAGTTGTCCAGCTCCAGCGCGTTGAAGCCCTTGGCGGCGCATTCGT
Coding sequences:
- a CDS encoding glycoside hydrolase family 43 protein, giving the protein MHPRTTRRHAALLTALLAIGWGLLSAPPAATAAPSAAKGTPHTAAATPHTAAAGTFRNPLNTGPDPYLTVWNGNYYLTTTQGDSIRMWRSSSLGTLLEADPITVWTDTDPSRDQHIWAPEFYRFGDRWYLYYTADDGVDDHHRLYVLESDRDDPAGPYHFKSRLTPPNHASDFAIDPGILQHNGRLYLAYSGINQYQHNGINIAPLSNPYTVSGNAVALNAAGGCPEVREGAEFLYRNGRTWMTYSTCDTGKPDYQVWMMSLPSGADPLVPGNWTQHSGARFARADDHGVYGPGHHAFFRSPDGTEDWIVYHAKSTSVNTYSDRTTRAQKITWNADGSPNLGRPLAAGATQDLPSGDPGAGTYWINDDGRSSGDGSATFTGSWNSGTGCATQCFWGDDHWSDQAGNTATFSFTGTRIALLSVRDTGNGIAALSVDGGPEQRRDFYGAIRTGETLQYLSPRLPYGRHTLRIRVTGEHNAQSGASFVSVDRAEVYTR
- a CDS encoding TetR/AcrR family transcriptional regulator, translated to MDTTADAPGAPRTQDRPRRPRSIRAHDAVLTATSALMREVGTAGVTIDRIAGRSGVSTATIYKHWPCKAAIMAEAFGRDAAEAVVVPDTGRPVEDLVTFATDLLTYYTSPEGGVFGQLLAACATEPQAAPYFHEFFLAPRRAALEPYWARAAEAGLTRRGVDAATATDVLLGAPAFRLMAGHESLAPEEVRKLVEYALHGLLVPAADAPETP
- a CDS encoding NIPSNAP family protein is translated as MLYELATLSLKLRTVPKALSALETYTTSDATGGRLLGCWEPEHGVIVGQLLLLRGFENAEELTEERTRVLTSADPFGIGEHLAGFQVESYAPFPFLPPVEPGHYGSVYEFRTYHLKVGGLVPTMAGWEAAVPERTRLHPLTTAMYGLDGVPRITHIWPFPDLNARLEIRRESYERGIWPPENGPENIAHATSTIALPTPISPLA
- a CDS encoding LysR family transcriptional regulator, translated to MDLNLLVALDALLEENSVTAAADRLRLSPPAMSRTLARIRRATGDDILVRAGRTMVPTPRALELREETRELVRRATAVLTPVRRLDLARLNRHFTVRGHDALLAALAAPLIARIGATAPHLHLSLLAESSADRPDLIRGQVDLEIGANEPGRPEISSEVVGSDRMVLALRREHPLAKGRVDIDKLLRMTFVTVSRRGRLHDAVDDALAERGLRRRVLASLPTSTAALDVVSRSDAVAVVAERVCRPASARLGLVTRRLPLELPPTQVVVTWHHRHDSDPAHAWLRDQVRDVLREATDGTAGRRPATGPGDPAASA
- a CDS encoding alpha-glucosidase/alpha-galactosidase, which gives rise to MTNPKIVLIGAGSVVFTQGLLADLFAFPELKTARIALHDIDAERLATAEAAARYIAERRGADAHITAHADRRAALDGADFVINLVQIGMGEATRTDFEIPARHGVRQTIGDTLGVGGIFRALRTFPFLKALGEDIAAVCPAAWLLNYTNPMAMNVQYLTAATGLTRVVGLCHSVYWTMHDLCALLNVPFDEITYRAAGVNHQAWVLRFEHDGTDLYPRLDALIAENEQLRRRVRVDMYRRLGHYPTETSEHSSEYVPWYLHHDSEIERLRLPIGAYLGIVDENVAAYERTRDDLAAGACIDVEGTMEYAPQIIHSMVTGTPRTVYGNVPNHGLIENLPAHGVVEVPCLVDRSGVQPTRAGALPPQLAALNRTYLSMNDLVVRAALEDEPRHIRHAAMTDPATAAALRVEQIWELCDDMVRAHAERLQPGLRATLGS
- a CDS encoding carbohydrate kinase family protein, producing MPPTFDLLVIGDANPDVIVGPLTTPLAFGQREQLIDSGALTLGGSAAITACGAARLGLRVAFAGRVGDDGAGHYMRDRLAAQGVDISGLHLDPSLPTPLTVIVTRGEDRAILTAPGTLAATSGRDVPEHLLTSARHVHAASYFLLPGLAADLPGLFDTARAAGVTTSLDTNDDPSGRWDRAALAPVLARTDILLPNAAEAHRLAGTDGTSVAAAAELLAHQVPLVAVKNGADGALCHDGRTLLTTAGIRVTPKDAVGAGDSFNAGFLAARLAGRPIAEALDLAAACGALSTRAAGGTTAQPTWEEALTHLTVNGDSPS
- a CDS encoding carbohydrate ABC transporter permease, encoding MTDLSHLPGSATDRLRPVGRTTGEPVARPRRRFRLPFSPWHLLLAPLALLFAVPLIWLGLSSVMSDAEINRFPPALWPSGIHLGGYRFVLGNAMFPRWFANSLIVSAVAVVSNLLLGTLGGYAFARMRFGGSRVLLVLMLATMAIPFQLTMIPTFLVMRKLGLVDTLGALIVPSLVTPFAVFLLRQFFLSLPRELEEAAWIDGCSRLRVLFQIVVPLSRPALSTVAVLTFLTTWNDLSWPLIALNHDANYTLQLGLTTFRGQHHTQWSAVMAGNVITVLPVLLAFLAAQKTFVRSITSTGLKG
- a CDS encoding carbohydrate ABC transporter permease, with translation MSRLPTPITRPAPRTPAGPARRRGRREAATAWAFVLPSVLVILGLSVVPVLWSLLLSFQYSDLLTPSVWVGWDNYRQLADDPQFAQAVRNTLVYTALYVPLSIGLGLALALVLNRRIRFSGLYRTLLFVPFVVSAAAQGVLFSFILDPEFGAANALLHRLGLSPQGFLSDPAQALLVLVAISLWSGTGFCVVIYLAALQDVPKELIEAATLDGAERRHVLRHVTLPTIAPVSVFLLLWQTISALQVFDLVYVTTKGGPLGSTTVIVYFVWEQAFRNFTAGYGAAAAYVLGVALLVVAAGLRLVRRRDDRRIEGATS
- a CDS encoding ABC transporter substrate-binding protein — its product is MDAVRSGRGGPSRRGILRGGGALALTAAAGTAVAGCGTGLGVDSDGTVHIEVWHGQNGPSLKAFKRLVATFHRSHPGIRVDIGGGVLADDMLQKVMAGLVAQSPPDVAYIFGSDLASVARSPQLADMTSVVESQPVPWNQYWPAAREGVMVDGVVRAVPAVLDSLAVVCNKKLFREARLELPAPGWTWQDFIDMARKLTDRGKGTFGTGWPGAGDEDTVWRMWPMIWDLGGEVIAKGKREIGFAGEPGVRSLDVLAALARDRSVYVDPKPGGEQMYQAFATGRLGMVGTGPWQLPDIRQAKIDYHVVPLPGFHGRSVTISGPDTWSVFDNGSARLKAARTFIGWLMEPEQAYQWDSEAGSLPQSRAAERRPKWRKHAAEVPGLSVFTEVLQTARVRPVDRAYPKISMPFGEAITAVLLGKSTPAKALRRCADEANAAMAKVR